The window ATGTTTAAGCTTGCCCGCAACCTTTCTATTGATAAGCTCCGCAGCAAGGAAATGCAGCAGGAGTTAAAAACTGAAGCTGTTGATGATCATATACAATATGTTGAATGCAAAAATTATGATCTGCAACAAACAGATATTATTGGTATAGACAAACTGTTATCAACGCTACAACCAGAACAGTCTCTGATTGTTAATTTGCTGTATCTCAATGGATATACTCATGCACAAGTTGCGAAAGAGTTTCATATCCCGCTGGGTACTGTTAAAACCCGTCATCGATTAGCTCTCATTCAACTACGGCAACTACTTGTAAAAGAAGTTTAGAGGAAAAATCCAGACATTAGCATTTCATTGAAGGGAATGGTAGTCTCATCATCATCAACAAACATAATGAATTTGAATTTATTCATTATTTTCTGATGCTTCGGTTTTGGATAAGGGATTGGCACTTTGCTTGAAATATACTCGAAAGATAGAACCTTCGTTCACTTTACTTTCCACCTCAATCTTTCCACCGGCATTCTCAACAATTTTCTTTACGATGTATAGGCCAACGCCCGAACCTTCCACATGATCATGCAGTCGTTTGAACATGGCAAAAATTTTATTTTCATCAGAGAGGTCCATGCCCAGACCATTATCCTGCACCTGCAACACAAGGAATTCTCCCTGTTTGTAACAATGTATCTGTACAAGCAGCGGGCGTTCGGCAGACCGATATTTAACAGCATTGGATATCAAGTTATAGATGATGCTTCTGGCATTTTTTGCTGAAAAGTGTAAGGGAATGCATTGCTGCATATCTATTTCAAAGGTGGCCGCTGCCTTTTCAATCTGGGCGCTTAGATCTAAATGTATTTCCCGAACTATATGGGCTAGATCCACAGGGGCAACTTCTTGGCTGGTGCCTTCCCGTTGAACTTTGGTTATTTCTGATAGGTCATTAATGGTACGGTTGAAACGTGCAATAGAGTCTGTTACCATCCCAAACAACCTTTCAATCTTAGGATCTTGCCTGCTTTCTTCCGTGAGGTTGCGCAGAATGGTATTCATTAGCCCTTCGATATTAGAAATGGGTGCCCGCAGGTCATGGGAAGCAGTATAGATGAAGTTATCCATATCAGCATTAATGAAGCTTAACTTCTGATTGCTGCTGGTTAACATTTTATTGCTTTCCTGCACCTGTTCACTGGATGAACGCAATCCTTTATTGGCAGCTGCTAGTTCTTCAGCTAATCGTAGTAGCTTCTGCTCTGCTTGTTTTTTCTGAGTAATGTCAGTGGCAGCTCCAAACCATTCTATGATTTCTCCCTCTTGACTGAGTACTGGAATAGCTCTGGAAAAAGTCCAGCCAACAGTACCATCTGCTTTCAATACCCGATGTTCCAATTCAAAAATACCTTTGGTGCGTATAGCCTCTTTTATGGTCTCAAATGCCCGGGACTGATCTTCAGGTGGAAGATACTCATCTAT of the Flammeovirgaceae bacterium 311 genome contains:
- a CDS encoding RNA polymerase, sigma-24 subunit, ecf subfamily protein (COG1595 DNA-directed RNA polymerase specialized sigma subunit, sigma24 homolog); its protein translation is MIKTKTIIAESQLVARLQAQDTSALSYLYDSYSPALYGVVFRIVKKEEVAQELLHDVFMKVWTNIGQYTASRGRLFTWMFKLARNLSIDKLRSKEMQQELKTEAVDDHIQYVECKNYDLQQTDIIGIDKLLSTLQPEQSLIVNLLYLNGYTHAQVAKEFHIPLGTVKTRHRLALIQLRQLLVKEV